The sequence below is a genomic window from Longimicrobium sp..
AATCGAGGTCCGTTCATGTGCTCCCGATCCGCAACCCCCGCGCCCGCGCGGCGTTGCGGCGTACGGACGCTCGTTCTAGTTTGCCGGTCATCCCAACCACCTCCATGACGGAGAACCCATGAAGCGGAGAGAGTTCCTCCTGCACGGCGCCGCCGCGACGGCTGCGCTCGGCGCGGGATCGGCCATTCTGCCCCGGCTGGCGGCCGCCGCGCCCATCGATCCCATGGATCCGGCCGTCAGCCGCGACCTGGCCATGCGCGCGCTCGAGGCCGCCCGCGCCGCCGGGGCCAGCTACGCCGACGTCCGCATCTCGGGCAACCGCTCGCAGGCGCTGGGCACGCGCGAGCGGCAGATCGTCTTCTTCAACGACGCCGAAAGCACCGGCTTCGGGGTGCGCGTGATCGTGAACGGCGCCTGGGGCTTCGCCGCCAGCCGCGAGGTGAACGCCGACGAGGTGGTGCGGGTGGCCCGGCAGGCGGCCTCCCAGGCGCGCGCCAACTCCGCCGCCCGCCAGCGCCCGCTGGAGCTGGCCCCGGTAGACGCCGTGCCCAACGGACGCTGGTCGTCGCCGCTGGAGATCGACCCGTTCAACGTGCCGATCGAGGAGAAGGTAGACCTGCTGCTGCGCGCCAACGCCGAGGCGCTCAAGGTGAACGGCGCGCGGTTCGTCACCTCGTCGATGAACTTCTTGCGCATCGACAAGACGTTCGCGTCCACCGACGGGTCGTACATCGAGCAGACGCTGTACCGCTCTTACCCGCAGATGAACATCACCGCGGTGGGCGCCGACGGCGACTTCCAGAGCCGGGCCAGCACCGACGTGGCGCCGCGCGCCATGGGGTACGAGCACGTCCGCGACGCCAACCTGCCGGGCAACGCCGGGCGCTGGGCCGAAGAGGCCGTGCGCAAGCTCACCGCCAAGCCGGTGGAGCCGGGGCGGTACGACCTGGTGCTGCTTCCCACGCACCTGTGGCTGACCATCCACGAGTCCATCGCGCACCCCACCGAGCTGGACCGCATCATGGGGTTCGAGGCCAACTACGCCGGCACGTCGTTCATCTCCCCGGTGGCCGACTTCCTGGGCAAGTTCCGCTACGGTCGCGACTTCATGAACATCCAGGGCGAGCGCAGCACCCCCGGCGGCCTGTCGTCCATCGGCTGGGACGACGAAGGGGTGAAGCCCGACGAGTACCTGATCGTGAAGAACGGCATCCTGAACGACCTGCAGACCACCCGCGAGCAGGCGCCCATGCTGGCCGACTGGTACCGGCAGACGGGCAAGCCCGTGCGCAGCCACGGCAACAGCTACGCGCAGAACTGGAACGTGGTGCAGTTCCAGCGCATGCCCAACGTGAACCTGCTTCCCCACCCCACGCGCGACGTGCCGCTCGACGAGCTGATCGGCGGAGTGGAGAACGGCATTCTGATCGATGGCGACGGCTCGTTCTCCATCGACCAGCAGCGCTACAACGCGCAGTTCGGCGGGCAGGTGTTCAAGGAAATCCGCAACGGCCGCATCGTGGGCGACCTGAAGGACGTCGCCTACCAGATGCGCACGCCCGAGTTCTGGAACGGGATGGACCTGATCGGCGGGCAAAGCACGTACTTCATCGGCGGCTCCTTCTTCGACGGCAAGGGGCAGCCTTCCCAGGTCAACGCGGTGTCGCACGGCTGTCCGGCCGCGCGCTTCCGCGGGGTCAACGTCATCAACACCGGTCGGAGGGCTTGAGCATGGCCGAACCCCGCTACCTGTCGCGCGCCGACGCCGAGGCGCTGGCGCAGAAGGTCCTTTCGTTCACCACCGCCGACGAGGCGCGGGTGAACCTGAACAGCTCCACCACCGGCAACACCCGGTGGGCCATGAACCAGGTGAGCACCTCGGGCGACTCGTACGACGCCACGGTCACCGTCACCGCCGCCTTCGGAAAGAAGGTGGCCTCGGCCACCACGAACCGCTTCGACGACGAGGGGCTTCGCCAGGTGGTGCAGACGGCCGAGCGGCTGGCCCGGCTGGTTCCCGAAGACCCCGAGTACCTGGGCGAGCTGGGGCCGCAGCAGTACGTGCAGTCGGAGCCGTACTTCGACGCCACCGCCAACCTGACCCCCGAAGAGCGCGCCCGCGCCGTCATGCAGATCGCCGGGCCCGCGGCGCGGCAGAACCTGGTTTCCACCGGGTTCCTGGTGCACTCCACGGGCAGCAACGCCGTGGCCACCAAGCGCGGCCTGTTCGCCTACGCCCGCTCCACCGGCGTCAGCCTGACGTCGACGGTGCGCACCCCCGACGGCACCGGCTCCGGCTGGGCCGGCGGCGGCGAGAACGACTGGTCGCGGCTGAACGTGGCGGCCCTGGGCGAGCGCGCCATCCGCAAGGCCGAGCTGTCGCGCAACCCGCGCGCGGTGGAGCCGGGCGAGTGGACGGTGATCCTGGAGCCCACCGCCGTGGCCAACATGGTGAACCTGATGGCGTTTGCGCTGAACGCCCGCACGGCCGACGAGGGCCGCTCGTTCTTCAGCAAGCAGGGCGGCGGCAACAAGCTGGGCGAGAAGTTCCTGGACGAGCGGGTGACCATCATCTCCGACCCGGCGGACCCGCGCATCGCCGCCAACCCGTTCGGCAACGAGGGGCTGCCGAACCG
It includes:
- a CDS encoding TldD/PmbA family protein, encoding MKRREFLLHGAAATAALGAGSAILPRLAAAAPIDPMDPAVSRDLAMRALEAARAAGASYADVRISGNRSQALGTRERQIVFFNDAESTGFGVRVIVNGAWGFAASREVNADEVVRVARQAASQARANSAARQRPLELAPVDAVPNGRWSSPLEIDPFNVPIEEKVDLLLRANAEALKVNGARFVTSSMNFLRIDKTFASTDGSYIEQTLYRSYPQMNITAVGADGDFQSRASTDVAPRAMGYEHVRDANLPGNAGRWAEEAVRKLTAKPVEPGRYDLVLLPTHLWLTIHESIAHPTELDRIMGFEANYAGTSFISPVADFLGKFRYGRDFMNIQGERSTPGGLSSIGWDDEGVKPDEYLIVKNGILNDLQTTREQAPMLADWYRQTGKPVRSHGNSYAQNWNVVQFQRMPNVNLLPHPTRDVPLDELIGGVENGILIDGDGSFSIDQQRYNAQFGGQVFKEIRNGRIVGDLKDVAYQMRTPEFWNGMDLIGGQSTYFIGGSFFDGKGQPSQVNAVSHGCPAARFRGVNVINTGRRA
- a CDS encoding TldD/PmbA family protein, with product MAEPRYLSRADAEALAQKVLSFTTADEARVNLNSSTTGNTRWAMNQVSTSGDSYDATVTVTAAFGKKVASATTNRFDDEGLRQVVQTAERLARLVPEDPEYLGELGPQQYVQSEPYFDATANLTPEERARAVMQIAGPAARQNLVSTGFLVHSTGSNAVATKRGLFAYARSTGVSLTSTVRTPDGTGSGWAGGGENDWSRLNVAALGERAIRKAELSRNPRAVEPGEWTVILEPTAVANMVNLMAFALNARTADEGRSFFSKQGGGNKLGEKFLDERVTIISDPADPRIAANPFGNEGLPNRRQVWVENGTLRNLAYNRFWAQRSNREPTGNPGTYLMSGGDTSVEQMIRGTERGLLVTRMWYIRPVDPRTILFTGLTRDGTFLVENGRITTAVKNLRWNESPIFLLNNIEAMSEPVRVSASEDGDGGAVMVPAIKARDFTFTSLSDAV